The Gottschalkia purinilytica genome segment GAAGAAAATGAAGAAAGAATCAAGAATCAAATTGAAATACTCAATGTAAGATTAAATAGCATTCAAAATAAAGTAAAATTAATAAAAAAATATAAAAATATTAATAACTTTGGTAAGTGTAGATTAAAAAGATTTTCTAAGAGGAAAATGGTAAAATTAGACTTTAAAAACTCCAGGGATAATATAGCATTTGAATATACAATAAAGAAACTTAGTAATTTATTAAAAGATGAATTATGCTTATTTAATGGATTAATTAGTGTCATACTTGGAAAAGAAGAACTTATGACTAATAATTACGGGTATTGGAAGGGAGTATCTTTGTTATTTGAAGAAGATATATCAGAAGTTAAAGAATTCAGTATAATACCTGAAGGTGAATTTGCTACAATTGTTTTTAATGGTCCATATGAAAATGGAGAAGAGCACTATCATAATCTTATAAATTGGATTAAAGAAAATTCACTAGAAATATTAGGAGATGGACTTATTGTTACAATTACAGATGCATCTTTTTCAGGAGTAGAAGATGAATACATTACAGAAATTCAAATACCTGTAAAACATAGCAATACTTAAACTAAATAGATACTAAAGAGTTAATAAGGAGATAGCAGTATGTATATAAAAAAAGTCGATGATTCAGATAGATCACAGCTAGTATGTTTTATTAAAGAAAATTGGGGATCTAGTATAATGGTATCAAGGGGAAAAGTACATGATATATCTAAATTACCTGGGTTTATAGCATATAAAAATGATAAAATAATAGGTCTTATAACATATAATATTGAAAATAAAGAATGTGAAGTTGTATCTTTAGACAGTTTAGAAGAGAATAAAGGATTAGGAAGTAAATTATTAGAGAAAGTTATCGAGACTGCTAAGGAAAATAGATGTCATAAAGTATGGCTTATAACTACAAACGATAATACAAGAGCTATTCGATTTTATCAAAAACGAGATTTTGATATAAAAGCAATTCATATAGATGCAGTAAATGAATCTAGAAAGATAAAACCTGAGATTCCGCTGAAGGGATATGATAATATTTCTATATTACATGAAATAGAATTTGAAATTAAACTCAAAGATTAAATAAAAATACTTTTTAGAAGGGATAATAATGAAACAAGCAAGAAAACATTTAAAAAAAGTTGGTTATCCATCAGGAACTATACTTTATACTGGAAATGATTTAGATAAAGAAGTTGAGATTGAGCTAATTACATATAGTAAAGAAAAATCATCTATAAAAAATATTAAATCATTAGATGAAATGGATTTTTCATCTGATGATTTAAAATGGATAAATATACGAGGATTACACGATATAGACTTAATTAAAAAAATTGGTGATATATTTAAAATTAGCAACTTAACATTAGAGAATATAACGCATATAGCTGAACGTCCTAAAGTTGAATTTTATAATAACTACATGTTTTTAACACTAAAAACTCTTTTTTTTGATGAAGATAATATAGAAATAATACAGAAACAAGTTTCGTTTATATTAATGCATAATACTCTGATAACTTTTCAAGAGGATAAGAATAATACCTTTGATATGGCAAAGAAAAGAATTTGTGAAAATGAAGGATTAATAGCAAAGAAGAATATAGATTATTTACTATATTTTTTAATTGATGGTGTTGTAGATGAATATTTTGTTGCAT includes the following:
- a CDS encoding MerR family transcriptional regulator; the protein is MYPKILVGEMARLHNISSQTLRYYDKIGLFKPAYIDENNNYRYYGIEQFAYLDSILFLKELGMPLEDIRQYFENRNLNTVIDILEENEERIKNQIEILNVRLNSIQNKVKLIKKYKNINNFGKCRLKRFSKRKMVKLDFKNSRDNIAFEYTIKKLSNLLKDELCLFNGLISVILGKEELMTNNYGYWKGVSLLFEEDISEVKEFSIIPEGEFATIVFNGPYENGEEHYHNLINWIKENSLEILGDGLIVTITDASFSGVEDEYITEIQIPVKHSNT
- a CDS encoding GNAT family N-acetyltransferase — encoded protein: MYIKKVDDSDRSQLVCFIKENWGSSIMVSRGKVHDISKLPGFIAYKNDKIIGLITYNIENKECEVVSLDSLEENKGLGSKLLEKVIETAKENRCHKVWLITTNDNTRAIRFYQKRDFDIKAIHIDAVNESRKIKPEIPLKGYDNISILHEIEFEIKLKD
- the corA gene encoding magnesium/cobalt transporter CorA — encoded protein: MKQARKHLKKVGYPSGTILYTGNDLDKEVEIELITYSKEKSSIKNIKSLDEMDFSSDDLKWINIRGLHDIDLIKKIGDIFKISNLTLENITHIAERPKVEFYNNYMFLTLKTLFFDEDNIEIIQKQVSFILMHNTLITFQEDKNNTFDMAKKRICENEGLIAKKNIDYLLYFLIDGVVDEYFVALSKIEEKIEDIEESIVGNSQKYELQEVYKLRKGLVIFKALTWPLEDTIYDILNEDSIISEDTKKYLKDVRDHLIQITELVTFYREMILGIFDIHLSNTSNKMNQIMTTLTVFSTIFIPLTFLTGIYGMNFKYMPELYLKWSYPLFWILCLGIIFGMYRFFKNKDWM